Proteins co-encoded in one Oreochromis aureus strain Israel breed Guangdong linkage group 3, ZZ_aureus, whole genome shotgun sequence genomic window:
- the LOC120438996 gene encoding nucleolar protein 58-like, whose translation MDQCEDREEGVPPSKSTLCGEHESQTKAQSPELWGVPGSAGHNPKTNPEPGPEPSCVSLKSNESKGVGVNFNKRLLCDKEINKRPESPGPEPSCVSLKSNESKDVGVHFKRCSSAAERVEQERAEVSTGQSAQQHQTHLDSVVMRLEDNITMFVKNELKKIQKLLSPDHPETLKSQMEDEEMFEGEDEDERKSCREAFLKITLHFLRRLKQHEMADHLQSKIFAPLCKRELKAQLKKKFQCVFEGIAKAGSPTLLNQIYTELHITEGGTAEVNDENLQA comes from the exons atggatcagtgtgaggacagagaggagggagtccctccctctaaaagcactctgtgtggggaacatgagagccagaccaaagctcagag cCCAGAGCTGTGGGGCGTACCAGGCTCAGCTGGACATAACCCTAAAACTAATCCAGAACCTGgacctgaacccagctgtgtttcATTAAAGAGCAACGAGTCGAAGGGTGTTGGTGTAAACTTTAACAAAAGACTGTTATGTGACAAAGA gaTCAATAAGAGGCCAGAATCTCCTGgacctgaacccagctgtgtttccttaaAGAGCAACGAGTCGAAGGATGTTGGTGTTCACTTTAAACGctgttcttctgctgctgagAG agtggagcaGGAGAGAGCCGAGGTTTCCACTGGTCAGTCTGCACAGCAACATCAAACACACCTGGACTCTGTGGTTATG cggctggaggacaacatcaccatgtttgtgaagaacgagctgaagaagatccagaagcttCTGAGTCCAGATCACCCAGAAACTTTAAAGAGCCAGATGGAGGATGAGGAGATGTTTGAAggtgaggatgaagatgaaagaaagaGCTGCAGAGAAGCATTTCTGAAGATCACACTCCACTTCTTGAGGAGACTTAAGCAGCATGAGATGGCTGACcatctgcagagca AAATATTTGCTCCACTCTGTAAACGTGAACTTAAAGCccaactgaagaagaagttccagtgtgtatttgagggcatcgctaaagcaggaagcccaacccttctgaatcagatctacacagagctccacatcacagagggagggactgcagaggtcaatgatga GAATCTGCAGgcttga